Genomic segment of Sodaliphilus pleomorphus:
CTCACCGACTACATCAAAAGCCGCCTGAGCAAGCACGAGACCGACAAATAAGGAAAAACGCAGAAAAGCATGAAGCTACCCTGGTCACACAACAATAGCCACAGCGCCGCAACTCAAGCTGGCAAGCCTGCCGAGCCACAACCCGCGGTACAGGGCCACGACGACACTGCCCCCGCCAGCGCCGGCAGCGAGGAGCAACGCCTGGAAGCCACACTCATGGCCCAAGAGCGCGAGAAAGAGGCTGCCCTGGTGCAAGAGGAGCAACAAGAAATTGCCCAGCACGAGGCTGCCACAACCACCACCGGCCACGGCAAGGCAGGAAAGACAAAAAAGAAAACCAAGGAAACCGTAGCCATGCTGTACAAGGCTGGCGAGGAAGGCAATCTCGTGCTGCGCACCGACAACCTGGTGAAACGCTATGGCAACCGCACCGTGGCCAACCACGTGTCGATCAACGTGCGACAGGGCGAAATCGTGGGACTGCTGGGACCCAACGGAGCCGGCAAGACCACAACATTCTACATGACAACCGGCCTTGTGACCCCCAACGAGGGACGCGTTTTCCTCAACAACATCGACATTACCCGCCTGCCTGTGTACAAGCGTGCCAAGCTGGGCATAGGCTACCTGCCGCAAGAGGCATCGGTGTTCCGCACGCTCACAGTTGAAAACAACATACGCCTTGTGCTTGAGATGACCGGCCAGTCGGCCCAATACCAAAAAGACAAGTTGGAGGAGCTCATCGCCGAGTTCCATCTCGAGAAAGTGAGGAAAAACCTGGGCAACCGCCTCTCGGGCGGCGAGCGGCGGCGATGCGAGATAGCGCGTTGCTTGGCCATCAACCCACGTTTCATCATGCTCGACGAGCCGTTTGCCGGCGTCGACCCCATCGCTGTCGAGGATATTCAGAGCATTGTGTATCACCTCAAG
This window contains:
- the lptB gene encoding LPS export ABC transporter ATP-binding protein translates to MLYKAGEEGNLVLRTDNLVKRYGNRTVANHVSINVRQGEIVGLLGPNGAGKTTTFYMTTGLVTPNEGRVFLNNIDITRLPVYKRAKLGIGYLPQEASVFRTLTVENNIRLVLEMTGQSAQYQKDKLEELIAEFHLEKVRKNLGNRLSGGERRRCEIARCLAINPRFIMLDEPFAGVDPIAVEDIQSIVYHLKSKNIGILITDHNAPETLSITDRAYLLFEGKILFQGSSEELAENPVVREKYLGRNFVFRRKNFDDM